The nucleotide window GTTCGATCCGCCTGGACGACCAGCGCCCGATCGACTGGCTGCTGCCGTGAGCGCGCCCCAGGACACCTCGGCAGCCCCGCGCACCGCCGACACCGGACCGCCGCCTCCCGTACGGGGCCGCCGCCGCGCCGCGCCGCCGAAGCGCAAGGTCCCCCGGGGCCGGGGCAGGAGCGTCCGCACGCCGACCGTCCTGCAGATGGAGGCCGTGGAGTGCGGCGCCGCCTCCCTGGCGATGGTGCTCGGCCACCACGGGCGGCACATCCCGCTGGAGGAGCTGCGCATCGCCTGCGGCGTCTCGCGCGACGGCTCTCGGGCGAGCAACCTGCTGAAGGCGGCGCGCGGTTACGGTCTGACCGCCAAGGGCATGCAGATGGACACGGCGGCGCTCGCCGAGGTGCGCGCGCCGGCGATCCTGTTCTGGGAGTTCAACCACTACGTCGTCTACGACGGGACGGGCCGCCGCTTCGGCCGGCGCGGGGTGCACGTTAACGACCCCGGCAAGGGCCGCCGTTTCGTCCCCATGGAGGACTTCGACACCAGCTTCACGGGCGTCGTACTGGTCCTGGAGCCGGGACCGGACTTCGAGAAGGGCGGTCGCAGGCCCGGGGTCATGGGCGCCGTGCCGGCCCGGCTGCGCGGCACCTCGGGCACCATGCCCGCGGCCGTGCTCGCCAGCCTGCTCCTGGTGGCGGTCGGCGCGGCCGTGCCCGCGCTCAGCCGTACCTACATCGACATGTTCCTGATCGGCGGGCAGACCTCGCTGCTCGGGGTGCTGTTCGCGTCGATGGGCGCGAGCGTGCTGCTGACGGCGGTGCTGACCTGGCTGCAGCAGGCCAACCTGCTGCGCGGCCGGCTCATCTCCTCCACGCTCAGCAGCGCGAGGTTCCTGCGGCACCTGCTGCGCCTGCCGGTCACCTTCTTCTCGCAGCGCAGCCCGGCCGACCTGGTGCAGCGCCTCCAGTCCAACGACGCGGTCGCCGAGACACTGGCCCGGGACCTCGCGGCGGCGGGCGTGGACGCGGTCGTCGTGGTCCTCTACGCCGTGCTGCTCTACACCTACGACCCGCAGCTCACGGCCGTGGGCATCGGGGTCGCCCTGCTCAACGTGGTGGCGATGAGGATCGTGATCCGGCTGCGCGCGACGCGTACGGCGAAGCTGCGGGCCGACAGCGCACGGTTGACCAACACGGCGTACACCGGACTGCAGTTGATCGAGACGATGAAGGCGACCGGCGGGGAGGACGGCTACTTCCGCACCTGGGCGGGGCAGCACGCCACCACGCTGGAGGAGCAGCAGCGCCTCGGGGTGCCGGGCGCCTGGCTGGGTGTCGTCGCGCCGACGCTGGCCACGCTCAACAGCGCCCTGATCCTGTGGATCGGCGGGATGCGGGCCGTGGAGGGGCACGTCTCCGTCGGTCTGCTCGTCGCGTTCCAGGCGCTGGTGACCCGCTTCACCGCCCCGATCACGAGACTCAACGGCGTCGCGGGCCGGATCCAGGACTTCGCGGCCGACGTGGCCCGGCTCGAGGACGTCGAGAACTTCGCCGCCGACCCGCTCCACTCGCGGCGCGGCGCGGGCGACAGCACCCGCAGGCTGCGCGGCCATGTCGAGCTGGAGAACATCACCTTCGGCTACAGCCCGCTCGACGAGCCGCTGCTGTCCGGGTTCTCGCTGACGGTCGGGCCCGGGCAGCAGGTCGCTCTCGTCGGTGGGTCCGGCAGCGGCAAGTCGACGGTGTCCCGGCTGATCTCGGGTCTGTACGCGCCCTGGGAGGGCGTGATCCGGATCGACGGCCAGCGGCTGGAGGACATCCCGCGTGGCGCGCTCGCCTCCTCGGTCTCCTTCGTCGACCAGGACGTGTTCCTCTTCGAGGGCACGGTCCGCGACAACATCGCCCTGTGGGACCCGTCGGTCCCGGACGAGGCGGTGGTCGCCGCGCTGCGGGACGCGGCGCTGTACGACGTGGTGATGCGCCGCCCGGGCGGCATCCGGGGCCGGGTCGAGCAGGACGGCCGCAACTTTTCCGGCGGCCAGCGCCAGCGCCTGGAGATCGCGCGGGCGCTGGTGCGCGGGCCCAGCATCCTGGTGCTCGACGAGGTGACGAGCGCGCTGGACGCCGAGACCGAGCAGCTCGTGATGGACAACCTGCGCAGGCGCGGCTGTGCCTGTGTGGTGATCGCGCACCGGCTCAGCACCGTGCGCGACAGCGACGAGATCGTGGTGCTCCGGCACGGCACGGTCGTGGAACGCGGGCGTCACGACGCCCTGGTGGCGGCCGGCGGCGCGTACGCCGAGCTGGTCGGGGAGCACTGAGATGACGTCCGCGTACCCGCCGAACCACCCGTATCAGCAGCAGGAACAGGAACAGCCCGCCGCCGGTGCGGGCGACTACGTGCTGGCCGCTCTCGGCGGCCTGGGCACCCCCGTCGACGGCTCGGGCCCGACCCGCCTCGACCTCGAAGGACCGCACGTCCTGTGGCTCGTCGCGGCCGGCGCCATGGACCTGTTCGCCGTCGACGCCGACCGGCAGGGCCCCTGGCACCACCTCGGCCGGCTGGAGGCGGGCACGCTGCTGCTCGGCCCGGTCGCGGGGCCCCGGCACACGCTCGTCGGCAGGCCGCTGCGCGCGTGCGTCCTGCGCCGCGTCGGGCTGCGCGAGCTGTACCGGCCGCCGCAGACCGAGACGTGGACGTACGACGCGTACGGCAACCCCCAGTACGTGCCCCCCGCCACCAGCCCGCTGGAGTACGCCCTCTCCCTCGGAACCGGCCGGGGCCTGGCCGTCCTGTTCGAGGCGCCCCTCGCCACCGGGCACGGCGCGGCGCCGACGGACGACGACGTCCTGTGGACGCAGGTGCCGCCCGGCAGTGTGCGGTACGGCTCCCTGTACGGCGCCGAGGCCGCGGCCGACCTGCTGGTGGACCCGGCGCTGTGGCGGGCGATGGCCGACCGGCAGTACCGCCTGCTGACCACGCTCGACCGCTGGATCGAGCAGCTGGAGCGCGCCCACGAGACCCGGACGGCCGCGGGCATCGAGGCGGGCGAGGCGGTCCGCGTCCGGGCCGACCGGACCCTGCTGGCCTCCGTCTCCGGGCGCCCGGGACGGGACACCGGTGCGGCCGGCGCCGATGCCACGTACGCGGCGTGCAGGCTCGTCGCCCGCGCGGCCGGGATCACGCTCGCCGACCCCGCGAAGGGCGGTGCGCGGAGCGACCGGCTCGACCCGGTGGAGCGGATCGCGCTCGCCTCCCGGGTCCGGGCGCGTGCCGTGCGGCTCGACGGGCGCTGGTGGCGCGACGACGTGGGCCCGCTCGTCGGGCACCGGGCCGCGTCGGGTGCGCCGGTCGCGCTGCTGTGGCGGCGCGGCGGCTATGTGGCGGTGCATCCGTCGAGCGGGCGGGAGACGCCGGTCGAGAAGGTCGGCGCGGCGGAGTTCGAGCCGCGTGCGGTGATGTTCTACCGGCCGCTGCCCGACCGCGGGCTCACCCCGCTGCGGCTTCTGCGGTTCTGCCTGCGGGGCACCGGCGGGGATCTGCGCAACCTGGCGCTGAGCGGTCTGGTGACGGTGGCGCTCGGCGCGCTGGTGCCGGTCGCGACCGGCAAGGTGCTGGGCGAGTACGTGCCGAAGGCCCAGCAGAGCCTGATCGTCCAGATGTGCCTGGCCGTCATGGTCGCCGGCGTGGTGTCGGCGGCGTTCACGCTGATGCAGAACCTGACCGTGCTGCGTCTGGAGGGCCGTATCGAGGCCACGCTGCAGCCGGCCGTGTGGGACAGGCTGCTGCGGCTGCCGACGGCGTTCTTCACCTCGCGCTCCACGGGCGAACTGGCCGGTGCCGCCATGGGCGTCAGCGCCGTCCGCCGCATGATGGCGGGCGTCGGCCCGGTGGTGGTCCAGTCGGTGACGGTCGGCGCGATGAACCTGGCGCTGCTGTTCTGGTTCAGCGTCCCGATGGCGCTCGCCGCGATCGGGATGCTCGTGGTGATCGCGGGGGTGTTCCTCGGACTCGGGCTGTGGCAGGTGCGTTGGCAGCGCCGGCTGGTCGTGCTGGGCAACAAGCTGAACAACCAGGCGTTCCAGACCCTGCGCGGGCTGCCCAAACTGCGGGTCGCGGCGGCGGAGAACTACGCGTACGCGGCCTGGGCGGGCGGGTTCGCGCGCAGCCGCGAGCTCCAGCGGCGGGTGGGCCGGATCAAGAACCTCACGACCGTGCTGGGCGCGGTGTACCTGCCGCTCTGCTCGCTCATCGTGTTCGTGCTGCTGGCGGGGCCGGCGCGCGGATCGCTGTCGGCGGCCGCCTTCCTGACGTTCAACACCTCGATGACCATGCTGCTGACGTCGGTCACCCAGCTGACGGGTTCCTTCGTGTCGGTGGTCGCCGCGCTGCCGCTGTTCGAGGAGATCAAGCCGGTTCTCGACGCGGAGCCGGAGGTGCGGGTGGCGAGCGCGCGTCCCGCCGAGCTGTCCGGCGCCGTCGAGGCGAAGAAGCTGTCCTTCCGGTACACCGACGACGGGCCGCTGGTCCTGGACGACGTGTCCTTCGCCATCCGGCCCGGCGAGTTCGTGGCCGTCGTCGGTCCCAGCGGCTGCGGCAAGTCCACCCTGCTGCGGCTGCTCATCGGCTTCGACGAGCCGGTCTCGGGCAGTGTGCTGTACGACGGCCAGGACCTGGCCGCCCTCGACCGGCCCGCCGTGCGCCGCCAGTGCGGTGTGGTGCTCCAGCACGCGCAGCCGTTCAGCGGCTCGATCCTGGACGTCATCCGCGGGACCGAGCCCTGCACGCCCGAGGAGGCGATGGCCGCCGCGGAGATGGCGGGGCTCGCCGAGGACATCAGGCGTATGCCGATGGGGCTGCACACCGTCGTCTCGGGCAGCGACGCGGTCTCCGGCGGCCAGCGGCAGCGGCTGATGATCGCCCAGGCCCTGGTCCGCCGCCCGCGCATCCTCTTCTTCGACGAGGCGACCAGCGCCCTCGACAACGAGACCCAGCGCACGGTCATCGAGAGCACCCGCGCGCTCCGGGCCACCCGCGTGGTGATCGCGCACCGTCTGTCCACCGTCATGGACGCGGACCGCGTCATCGTGATGGAGGACGGCCGGATCGCCCAGCAGGGCACGCCCGCACAGCTCCTCGCGGACACCGGCGGCCGTCTGCACGAGCTGGTCCGGCGACAGCTGCGCTAGGACCCGGGCCGGGGCGCACGGGTTGACCTGCACGCGTGTGATGTCCCTCTCCTAGCGAAACTTTGTCGTTTCGATGAAAGTGGTCTAGCCTCGAAGGGTACGAAACAGTTTCGTTTACGTACTCCCCGTTCCGAGTGAACTTTCCCTGGAGTGGCTCTCATGTCCAAGACCCGGACCCTGTCCGAAGGCGCCCGCAAGGGCACCACGGACGCACCCGGCGCGACGGCGCCGGCGGCGAACCGGTGGTGGATCCTCGCCATCATCGGCATCGCGCAGCTGATGGTCGTGCTGGACGCGACCATCGTGAACATCGCGCTGCCCTCGGCGCAGGCGGACCTCGGATTCACCGACGGCAACCGGCAGTGGATCGTCACGGCGTACGCGCTGGCCTTCGCCTCGCTGCTCCTGCTGGGCGGCCGGATAGCCGACCTCTTCGGACGCAAGCCCGCCTTCCTCATCGGTGTCGCCGGATTCGCCGGGGCCTCCGTGCTCGGCGGCGCGGCGAACAGCTTCGGGATGCTGGTCGTCGCCCGCGCCCTGCAGGGTGTCTTCGGCGCGCTCCTCGCGCCCGCCGCGCTCTCGCTGCTGAACACGACGTTCACCGACGCCAAGGAGCGGGCCAAGGCGTTCAGCGTGTACGGCGCGATCGCCGGAGCCGGCGGCGCGCTCGGGCTGCTGCTCGGCGGTGTGCTCACCGACGCCCTGGACTGGCGCTGGACGCTGTACGTCAACGTCGTCTTCGCCGTCGCCGCCTTCGTCGGCGGCTGGATCCTGCTGAACAACCACCGTGACGCCGCGAACTCCAGGCTCGACCTGCCGGGCGCGCTGCTGGTCTCCGCCGGTCTCTTCTCCGTGGTGTACGGCTTCTCCAACGCGGAGACGCACGACTGGGGCTCCGCCCGGACCTGGGGCTTCTTGGTGGCGGGCGGCATCCTCCTGGCGGTGTTCGGCTGGTGGCAGACCCGTGCCGCGCACCCGCTGCTGCCGATGCGCGTCCTGCTGGACCGCACCCGCGCGGCCTCGTTCATCGCCGTCCTGGTGACCGGCGCCGGCATGTTCGGTGTCTTCCTCTTCCTCACCTACTACCTGCAGCTGAACCTCGGTTTCAGCCCGACGAAGACCGGTGTGGCCTTCCTGCCGATGATGGCCGCCCTGATGGTCATGGCCCAGGTGTCCACCACGGTCCTGGTGCCGCGGATCGGACCGAAGACCGTCATCCCGGCGGGCTTCGTGCTCGCCGCGGTCGCGATGGTCTGGCTGACCGCCATCGACGTCGACTCCGCCTTCTCGACCGCCGTGCTGCCGCCGCTGCTGTTGATGGGCGCGGGACTCGGCATCGTGATGCCGCCCGCGATGGCCCTGGCCACGAGCGGGGTGGCGGCACAGGACGCGGGTGTCGCCTCGGCGACGGTCAACACCATGCAGCAGGTCGGCGGTTCCATCGGCACCGCGCTCCTGAACACGCTCGCCGCGAGCGCCGCGACGAGTTACCTGGTCGGCAGGAACCCGGCCGACAAGCTGGTCCAGGCCCAGGCGTCCATCGAGAGCTACACCACCGCCTTCTGGTGGTCGGCCGGGTTCTTCGCGGCGGGTGCGCTGGTCACGTTCCTGCTGTTCCGGCCCGGGGTCCCGGAGCAGGATCCTGACGCCGCGCCGGTCGTTCACATGTGACGCATCCGCGTCGCCGCAAGGCCGAGGGGCCGCCGTCTTCAGGGAGACGGCGGCCCCTCGTTTCCTGCGCGACCCCAGGTGGTGCTGTCGGGTGCGGCGGCGTGAGGGCTGGTCGCGCAGTTCCCCGTGCCCCTCAGAAGCGGGGCTTCGCCCCTGCTCGTGCCATTGGAGGGCGCGGCAGCAGCGCTGCCGCTGCCGGCGGGATCGCCGCGAGCACCAGCCACGGGACCGCCGGGGGCAGACCCGTGTCCAGGAGGGAGCCGGTGGCCGCGCTGCCGACGAGGACGACGAGGCCGGAGACCGAGGACAGGGCGCCCGTGTAGAGGCCGAGCCTGCCGTCCTCGGCGAGGTCGGGCACCCAGGCGCGGGCCGCGGGCGCGATCAGCATCTGGCCCAGGGTGAGCAGCACGACGTAACCGGCCACAGGCAGGAGCCCCACCGTTCCCGTCCACCCGGCGGGCCGGGCCGCGGCCACGACGGCGAATCCGGCCGAGACGAGCAGCAGCCCCGCCACCATGGACCGGCGCAGGCCGAGCCGGTCGCCCGCCCAGCGGGTGAGGGGCAGCTGGGCCGTCACGACCAGCAGCGAGGAGAGCGCGAACAGCCAGGCCAGCGGTGCCTGCGAGCCCGCCGCCCGCTCCACCTCGACGGGCATCAGCTGGTACAGCTGGTTGTACGCCAGCAGATACACGCCGTACGCGCAGCACAGGGCGAGGAAGCCGCGGGTGCGCACCAGGCGCCGGAGTCCGCCGCGGCGGCGGGTGCGGGTCCGGCCGGGGACGTGCCGCGGCAGCAGCCACGCGTGTCCGGCCAGGACCAGTACGAAGACCCCCGCCCCGGTGAGGCAGACCGCGCGGAAGTCCACGGCCAGCAGCAGCGCGCCGACGAGCGGGCCGATGAACGCGCCGGCCTGGCCCGCCACGGTGAACAGGGCCAGCACATGGGTGCGCGGACCCTCCCCGGCCTCCTCCCGGCGCACCGCCTGCCGGGCCACCTCCGACTCGACGGCGGGTGAGAAGAGCGCGGCGGCGAACCCGGTCAGGAGTACGGCTGGGACGACCTGCCAGGTGGTCCGCGCGTACCCGAGCCAGCCGAAGCCGGCGATCCGCAGGACGCAGCCGGCGAGCACCACCGGGCGCACCCCGTACCGGTCCGCCAGCGCGCCGCCCACCACGAACAGCCCCTGCTGGCTGAAGGTCCGCAACCCCAGCACCAGCCCGACCAGCCAGCCCGCCATGCCGATCGCGGTGCCCAGGTGCCCGGCGAGGAAGGGCAGCACCGCGAAGAAGCCGATGTTGAAGGCGAGCTGGGTGAGGACGAGGAGACGCAGCAGCGGCGAGAGGGACGTGAAGGTTCCCAGGAAGTGGGACGGGTGGGCTCTCCCGCGGGGGCGTGTCGCCTGTTCAGGCACGTCGCCTCCGCATCCGCGGGGCCCGGGGCCACCGGACCCCGCCGCCGGCCGTGACCGCCACCGCCCCCAGCAGGGCCAGCGCCGCCGCGGGCGCCAGTGACGCCCACGGGGCCCGTTCCGCGTACGGCTGGTTCTCGGCGAGCAGCAGGCCCCACTCCGGGGACGGCGGCTGCGCGCCGAGGCCGAGGAAACCGAGGGCCGCGAGGGACAGGGCCACCCCGGGCAGCCGGAGCAGGGCGTGGCGCAGGACCGGGGGCAGGACGGCCGGGAGGAGTTCGTCGCGCAGCAGTCGCAGCGGGCCCGCGCCCAGGCCCCGGGTGGCCGCGA belongs to Streptomyces sp. V3I8 and includes:
- a CDS encoding NHLP bacteriocin export ABC transporter permease/ATPase subunit; translation: MTSAYPPNHPYQQQEQEQPAAGAGDYVLAALGGLGTPVDGSGPTRLDLEGPHVLWLVAAGAMDLFAVDADRQGPWHHLGRLEAGTLLLGPVAGPRHTLVGRPLRACVLRRVGLRELYRPPQTETWTYDAYGNPQYVPPATSPLEYALSLGTGRGLAVLFEAPLATGHGAAPTDDDVLWTQVPPGSVRYGSLYGAEAAADLLVDPALWRAMADRQYRLLTTLDRWIEQLERAHETRTAAGIEAGEAVRVRADRTLLASVSGRPGRDTGAAGADATYAACRLVARAAGITLADPAKGGARSDRLDPVERIALASRVRARAVRLDGRWWRDDVGPLVGHRAASGAPVALLWRRGGYVAVHPSSGRETPVEKVGAAEFEPRAVMFYRPLPDRGLTPLRLLRFCLRGTGGDLRNLALSGLVTVALGALVPVATGKVLGEYVPKAQQSLIVQMCLAVMVAGVVSAAFTLMQNLTVLRLEGRIEATLQPAVWDRLLRLPTAFFTSRSTGELAGAAMGVSAVRRMMAGVGPVVVQSVTVGAMNLALLFWFSVPMALAAIGMLVVIAGVFLGLGLWQVRWQRRLVVLGNKLNNQAFQTLRGLPKLRVAAAENYAYAAWAGGFARSRELQRRVGRIKNLTTVLGAVYLPLCSLIVFVLLAGPARGSLSAAAFLTFNTSMTMLLTSVTQLTGSFVSVVAALPLFEEIKPVLDAEPEVRVASARPAELSGAVEAKKLSFRYTDDGPLVLDDVSFAIRPGEFVAVVGPSGCGKSTLLRLLIGFDEPVSGSVLYDGQDLAALDRPAVRRQCGVVLQHAQPFSGSILDVIRGTEPCTPEEAMAAAEMAGLAEDIRRMPMGLHTVVSGSDAVSGGQRQRLMIAQALVRRPRILFFDEATSALDNETQRTVIESTRALRATRVVIAHRLSTVMDADRVIVMEDGRIAQQGTPAQLLADTGGRLHELVRRQLR
- a CDS encoding MFS transporter: MSKTRTLSEGARKGTTDAPGATAPAANRWWILAIIGIAQLMVVLDATIVNIALPSAQADLGFTDGNRQWIVTAYALAFASLLLLGGRIADLFGRKPAFLIGVAGFAGASVLGGAANSFGMLVVARALQGVFGALLAPAALSLLNTTFTDAKERAKAFSVYGAIAGAGGALGLLLGGVLTDALDWRWTLYVNVVFAVAAFVGGWILLNNHRDAANSRLDLPGALLVSAGLFSVVYGFSNAETHDWGSARTWGFLVAGGILLAVFGWWQTRAAHPLLPMRVLLDRTRAASFIAVLVTGAGMFGVFLFLTYYLQLNLGFSPTKTGVAFLPMMAALMVMAQVSTTVLVPRIGPKTVIPAGFVLAAVAMVWLTAIDVDSAFSTAVLPPLLLMGAGLGIVMPPAMALATSGVAAQDAGVASATVNTMQQVGGSIGTALLNTLAASAATSYLVGRNPADKLVQAQASIESYTTAFWWSAGFFAAGALVTFLLFRPGVPEQDPDAAPVVHM
- a CDS encoding MDR family MFS transporter, which produces MPEQATRPRGRAHPSHFLGTFTSLSPLLRLLVLTQLAFNIGFFAVLPFLAGHLGTAIGMAGWLVGLVLGLRTFSQQGLFVVGGALADRYGVRPVVLAGCVLRIAGFGWLGYARTTWQVVPAVLLTGFAAALFSPAVESEVARQAVRREEAGEGPRTHVLALFTVAGQAGAFIGPLVGALLLAVDFRAVCLTGAGVFVLVLAGHAWLLPRHVPGRTRTRRRGGLRRLVRTRGFLALCCAYGVYLLAYNQLYQLMPVEVERAAGSQAPLAWLFALSSLLVVTAQLPLTRWAGDRLGLRRSMVAGLLLVSAGFAVVAAARPAGWTGTVGLLPVAGYVVLLTLGQMLIAPAARAWVPDLAEDGRLGLYTGALSSVSGLVVLVGSAATGSLLDTGLPPAVPWLVLAAIPPAAAALLPRPPMARAGAKPRF
- a CDS encoding NHLP family bacteriocin export ABC transporter peptidase/permease/ATPase subunit → MSAPQDTSAAPRTADTGPPPPVRGRRRAAPPKRKVPRGRGRSVRTPTVLQMEAVECGAASLAMVLGHHGRHIPLEELRIACGVSRDGSRASNLLKAARGYGLTAKGMQMDTAALAEVRAPAILFWEFNHYVVYDGTGRRFGRRGVHVNDPGKGRRFVPMEDFDTSFTGVVLVLEPGPDFEKGGRRPGVMGAVPARLRGTSGTMPAAVLASLLLVAVGAAVPALSRTYIDMFLIGGQTSLLGVLFASMGASVLLTAVLTWLQQANLLRGRLISSTLSSARFLRHLLRLPVTFFSQRSPADLVQRLQSNDAVAETLARDLAAAGVDAVVVVLYAVLLYTYDPQLTAVGIGVALLNVVAMRIVIRLRATRTAKLRADSARLTNTAYTGLQLIETMKATGGEDGYFRTWAGQHATTLEEQQRLGVPGAWLGVVAPTLATLNSALILWIGGMRAVEGHVSVGLLVAFQALVTRFTAPITRLNGVAGRIQDFAADVARLEDVENFAADPLHSRRGAGDSTRRLRGHVELENITFGYSPLDEPLLSGFSLTVGPGQQVALVGGSGSGKSTVSRLISGLYAPWEGVIRIDGQRLEDIPRGALASSVSFVDQDVFLFEGTVRDNIALWDPSVPDEAVVAALRDAALYDVVMRRPGGIRGRVEQDGRNFSGGQRQRLEIARALVRGPSILVLDEVTSALDAETEQLVMDNLRRRGCACVVIAHRLSTVRDSDEIVVLRHGTVVERGRHDALVAAGGAYAELVGEH